One genomic window of Camelina sativa cultivar DH55 chromosome 5, Cs, whole genome shotgun sequence includes the following:
- the LOC104785799 gene encoding dystrophia myotonica WD repeat-containing protein isoform X1, with translation MMNTSNGMISGPSSSSASAAANPPQSPGIKTYFKTPEGKYKLHYEKTHPSGLLHYTHGKTVTQVTLAHLKDKPAPSTPTGTSSNVTASSGFRSATARLLGGGNGNRALSFVGGNGGTKNVGASSRIGASFAASSSSTSATNTNFDGKGTYIVFNVGDAIFISDLNSQDKDPVKSIHISNSNPMCHAFDPDAKDGHDLLIGLNSGDVYTVSLRQQLQDVSKKLVNAHHYNKDGSVNNSRCTSIAWVPGSDGSFVVAHADGNLYVYEKNKDGATESSFSAIRDPTQFSVDKAKYSKSNPVARWHIGQGAINCIAFSNDGAYLATVGRDGYLRIFDFSTQKLVCGVKSYYGALLCCAWSMDGKYLLTGGEDDLVQVWSMEDRKVVAWGEGHNSWVSGVAFDSYWSSPNSDGSGENVMYRFGSVGQDTQLLLWDLEMDEIVVPLRRPPGGSPTYSTGSQSAHWDNIVPMGTLQPAPCMRDVPKLSPVMAHRVHMEPLSGLIFTQESLITACREGHLKIWTRPDNQSSSNTEASNPTTSKPSLTSKVGVSS, from the exons atgatgaacacTTCGAATGGGATGATCTCCGggccttcttcttcgtcagcttCGGCGGCGGCGAATCCTCCTCAGTCTCCCGGAATCAAGACGTATTTCAAGACACCTGAAGGGAAGTACAAGCTCCACTACGAGAAGACGCATCCTTCTGGGCTTCTTCACTATACTCATGGCAAAACCGTCACTCAg GTTACTCTAGCTCACCTTAAGGACAAACCTGCACCATCGACACCAACTGGTACTTCGTCAAATGTCACTGCTAGTAGCGGTTTCAGGTCAGCAACAGCAAGGTTATTAGGTGGTGGGAATGGTAACCGTGCGCTTAGTTTTGTTGGAGGTAATGGAGGGACCAAAAACGTGGGTGCAAGTTCGAGGATTGGTGCCTCATTCGCTGCCTCTAGTTCTAGTACCTCGGCTACTAATACAAATTTCGACGGGAAAGGAACTTACATTGTCTTCAATGTCGGTGATGCTATTTTTATTAGTGACTTGAACTCGCAAGACAAG GATCCTGTAAAGTCTATTCATATCAGCAATTCGAACCCTATGTGTCATGCGTTTGATCCAGATGCTAAGGATGGACATGATCTACTTATTGGACTGAATTCTGGGGATG TCTACACCGTATCACTAAGACAGCAGTTACAGGATGTCAGTAAGAAGCTTGTTAATGCTCATCATTATAACAAAGATGGTTCTGTAAATAACag TCGCTGTACTAGTATTGCTTGGGTGCCTGGAAGTGATGGATCTTTTGTTGTTGCTCATGCCGATGGAAATTTGTACGTGTATGAAAAG AATAAAGATGGTGCAACTGAATCTTCATTTTCTGCTATAAGAGATCCGACACAGTTTTCTGTTGACAAAGCAAAATATAGCAAG AGTAATCCAGTAGCGAGATGGCATATTGGTCAAGGTGCTATTAACTGCATTGCATTTTCAAATGATGGAGCATACTTGGCAACTGTTGGAAGAGATG GTTATCTTCGAATTTTTGATTTCTCAACCCAAAAGTTAGTGTGTGGTGTAAAAAGTTATTATGGTGCTCTACTGTGTTGTGCTTGGAG TATGGATGGAAAGTACCTTTTGACTGGAGGTGAAGATGACTTGGTTCAAGTCTGGAGTATGGAAGATCGAAAGGTTGTAGCGTGGGGTGAGGGACACAATTCTTGG GTAAGTGGAGTGGCTTTTGATTCGTATTGGTCGTCACCAAATTCGGACGGGTCTGGCGAGAATGTCATGTATCGGTTTGGTTCAGTTGGTCAG GACACACAGTTACTGCTATGGGACCTAGAAATGGATGAGATTGTAGTTCCGCTTCGGAGACCTCCAGGAGGATCACCCACTTACAGCACGGGGAGTCAGTCCGCTCACTGGGACAACATTGTTCCAATGGGGACACTTCAGCCAGCGCCATGCATGCGCGATGTCCCAAAGCTTTCACCAGTCATGGCTCACCGTGTTCACATGGAGCCCCTCTCGGGCTTGATCTTCACCCAAGAATCATTGATAACAGCTTGCAGAGAAGGCCATTTAAAGATCTGGACACGACCAGACAACCAGTCCAGTAGCAACACAGAAGCATCAAATCCAACCACAAGCAAACCCTCGCTGACCAGCAAGGTCGGTGTTTCTAGTTAA
- the LOC104785799 gene encoding dystrophia myotonica WD repeat-containing protein isoform X2, with translation MMNTSNGMISGPSSSSASAAANPPQSPGIKTYFKTPEGKYKLHYEKTHPSGLLHYTHGKTVTQVTLAHLKDKPAPSTPTGTSSNVTASSGFRSATARLLGGGNGNRALSFVGGNGGTKNVGASSRIGASFAASSSSTSATNTNFDGKGTYIVFNVGDAIFISDLNSQDKDPVKSIHISNSNPMCHAFDPDAKDGHDLLIGLNSGDVYTVSLRQQLQDVSKKLVNAHHYNKDGSVNNSRCTSIAWVPGSDGSFVVAHADGNLYVYEKSNPVARWHIGQGAINCIAFSNDGAYLATVGRDGYLRIFDFSTQKLVCGVKSYYGALLCCAWSMDGKYLLTGGEDDLVQVWSMEDRKVVAWGEGHNSWVSGVAFDSYWSSPNSDGSGENVMYRFGSVGQDTQLLLWDLEMDEIVVPLRRPPGGSPTYSTGSQSAHWDNIVPMGTLQPAPCMRDVPKLSPVMAHRVHMEPLSGLIFTQESLITACREGHLKIWTRPDNQSSSNTEASNPTTSKPSLTSKVGVSS, from the exons atgatgaacacTTCGAATGGGATGATCTCCGggccttcttcttcgtcagcttCGGCGGCGGCGAATCCTCCTCAGTCTCCCGGAATCAAGACGTATTTCAAGACACCTGAAGGGAAGTACAAGCTCCACTACGAGAAGACGCATCCTTCTGGGCTTCTTCACTATACTCATGGCAAAACCGTCACTCAg GTTACTCTAGCTCACCTTAAGGACAAACCTGCACCATCGACACCAACTGGTACTTCGTCAAATGTCACTGCTAGTAGCGGTTTCAGGTCAGCAACAGCAAGGTTATTAGGTGGTGGGAATGGTAACCGTGCGCTTAGTTTTGTTGGAGGTAATGGAGGGACCAAAAACGTGGGTGCAAGTTCGAGGATTGGTGCCTCATTCGCTGCCTCTAGTTCTAGTACCTCGGCTACTAATACAAATTTCGACGGGAAAGGAACTTACATTGTCTTCAATGTCGGTGATGCTATTTTTATTAGTGACTTGAACTCGCAAGACAAG GATCCTGTAAAGTCTATTCATATCAGCAATTCGAACCCTATGTGTCATGCGTTTGATCCAGATGCTAAGGATGGACATGATCTACTTATTGGACTGAATTCTGGGGATG TCTACACCGTATCACTAAGACAGCAGTTACAGGATGTCAGTAAGAAGCTTGTTAATGCTCATCATTATAACAAAGATGGTTCTGTAAATAACag TCGCTGTACTAGTATTGCTTGGGTGCCTGGAAGTGATGGATCTTTTGTTGTTGCTCATGCCGATGGAAATTTGTACGTGTATGAAAAG AGTAATCCAGTAGCGAGATGGCATATTGGTCAAGGTGCTATTAACTGCATTGCATTTTCAAATGATGGAGCATACTTGGCAACTGTTGGAAGAGATG GTTATCTTCGAATTTTTGATTTCTCAACCCAAAAGTTAGTGTGTGGTGTAAAAAGTTATTATGGTGCTCTACTGTGTTGTGCTTGGAG TATGGATGGAAAGTACCTTTTGACTGGAGGTGAAGATGACTTGGTTCAAGTCTGGAGTATGGAAGATCGAAAGGTTGTAGCGTGGGGTGAGGGACACAATTCTTGG GTAAGTGGAGTGGCTTTTGATTCGTATTGGTCGTCACCAAATTCGGACGGGTCTGGCGAGAATGTCATGTATCGGTTTGGTTCAGTTGGTCAG GACACACAGTTACTGCTATGGGACCTAGAAATGGATGAGATTGTAGTTCCGCTTCGGAGACCTCCAGGAGGATCACCCACTTACAGCACGGGGAGTCAGTCCGCTCACTGGGACAACATTGTTCCAATGGGGACACTTCAGCCAGCGCCATGCATGCGCGATGTCCCAAAGCTTTCACCAGTCATGGCTCACCGTGTTCACATGGAGCCCCTCTCGGGCTTGATCTTCACCCAAGAATCATTGATAACAGCTTGCAGAGAAGGCCATTTAAAGATCTGGACACGACCAGACAACCAGTCCAGTAGCAACACAGAAGCATCAAATCCAACCACAAGCAAACCCTCGCTGACCAGCAAGGTCGGTGTTTCTAGTTAA
- the LOC104785796 gene encoding 60S ribosomal protein L12-2-like: protein MPPKLDPSQIVDVYVRVTGGEVGAASSLAPKIGPLGLAPKKIGEDIAKETAKEWKGLRVTVKLTVQNRQAKVTVVPSAAALVIKALKEPERDRKKVKNIKHNGNISFEDVIEIARIMRPRSIAKELSGTVREILGTCVSVGCTVDGKDPKDIQQGIQEGEVEVPEN from the coding sequence ATGCCGCCGAAGTTGGATCCGAGTCAGATCGTCGACGTATACGTCCGCGTAACAGGAGGAGAAGTCGGAGCAGCGAGTTCTCTAGCTCCCAAAATCGGTCCATTAGGTCTCGCACCAAAGAAGATCGGAGAAGACATCGCCAAAGAAACCGCCAAAGAATGGAAAGGACTACGTGTAACCGTCAAGCTGACGGTGCAGAACCGTCAAGCTAAGGTCACAGTTGTTCCATCGGCGGCTGCACTCGTCATCAAGGCGTTGAAAGAGCCGGAGAGAGATcggaagaaggtgaagaacatTAAGCATAACGGGAACATATCGTTTGAAGATGTGATTGAGATTGCAAGGATCATGAGGCCTAGATCTATTGCTAAAGAGTTGAGTGGTACAGTGAGAGAGATCTTGGGGACTTGTGTGTCAGTTGGGTGTACTGTGGATGGTAAAGATCCAAAGGATATTCAACAGGGGATTCAAGAAGGTGAAGTTGAAGTTCCTGAGAATTGA
- the LOC104785794 gene encoding CASP-like protein 5A1, whose amino-acid sequence MMNVSRPAIHPVDVLPMAPTTGAIDRPQVRMKDVQGMPGTTGGLILRLSQFIPALISVSVMVTTSDFRSATAFCCLVLAVSLQSLWSLSLFIVDAYALLVRRSLRNQYAVQCFTIGDGVTSTLTFAAASASAGITVLINDLGQCNVNHCTRFETATAMAFISWFAVSPSFILNFWSLATH is encoded by the exons ATGATGAACGTGAGCCGGCCGGCGATTCACCCGGTGGATGTGCTTCCGATGGCTCCAACTACCGGAGCAATCGATAGACCACAAGTAAGGATGAAAGATGTGCAGGGCATGCCCGGAACCACCGGCGGTCTCATCCTCCGTCTCTCTCAATTCATCCCTGCTCTTATCTCCGTCTCCGTCATGGTCACCACCTCCGACTTCCGCTCCGCCACCGCTTTCTG TTGCTTGGTTCTTGCGGTTAGTTTGCAAAGCCTGTGGAGCTTATCTCTTTTTATTGTAGATGCTTATGCTCTTCTGGTGAGAAGAAGCCTTCGAAATCAGTATGCTGTTCAATGTTTCACAATCGGAGATGGA GTCACATCAACCCTTACGTTTGCAGCTGCATCTGCGTCTGCTGGCATAACTGTACTCATCAACGATCTTGGACAATGTAACGTGAATCACTGTACAAGGTTCGAGACCGCCACAGCAATGGCCTTCATCAGCTGGTTTGCTGTGTCTCCTTCCTTTATTCTCAACTTCTGGTCCTTAGCCACTCACTAA
- the LOC104785793 gene encoding cytokinin riboside 5'-monophosphate phosphoribohydrolase LOG3-like — translation MEITAETMQKSKFRRICVFCGSSQGKKSSYQDAAVDLGNELVSRNIDLVYGGGSIGLMGLVSQAVHDGGRHVIGIIPKTLMPRELTGETVGEVRAVADMHQRKAEMAKHSDAFIALPGGYGTLEELLEVITWAQLGIHDKPVGLLNVDGYYNSLLSFIDKAVEEGFISPTAREIIVSAPTAKELVKMLEEYAPCHESVATKLCWEMERIGYSSEE, via the exons ATGGAGATCACAGCTGAAACGATGCAAAAGTCAAAGTTCAGAAGAATCTGTGTCTTCTGTGGAAGCAGCCAAGGCAAGAAGAGTAGTTACCAAGATGCTGCTGTTGATCTCGGCAACGAACTg GTTTCAAGGAATATTGATCTAGTCTATGGAGGTGGGAGCATAGGATTGATGGGTTTGGTTTCACAAGCCGTTCATGATGGTGGTCGTCATGTTATTGg AATCATTCCCAAGACCCTCATGCCTAGAGAG TTGACTGGTGAAACAGTAGGAGAAGTAAGAGCAGTTGCAGATATGCACCAAAGGAAAGCTGAGATGGCTAAGCACTCTGATGCTTTTATTGCCTTACcag GTGGTTATGGAACACTTGAAGAGTTGCTTGAAGTCATAACTTGGGCTCAGCTTGGTATCCATGACAAGCcg GTGGGTTTGCTCAATGTTGATGGATACTACAACTCTCTGCTCTCATTCATTGACAAAGCCGTCGAAGAAGGATTCATTAGCCCGACTGCTCGTGAGATCATAGTCTCTGCACCTACTGCTAAAGAGCTGGTGAAAATGCTAGAG gaGTATGCACCTTGCCATGAAAGTGTTGCAACTAAGCTTTGTTGGGAGATGGAACGGATTGGCTACTCGTCTGAAGAGTGA
- the LOC104785795 gene encoding uncharacterized protein LOC104785795 produces the protein MAGGSERKTILVGLVLALVLGIAVYLRLWTIDYTLSSDDTERLRKQFDLANREAMDESADWRRMFDNEAEKASKCTKELALIKESSRNGNGNQKLESLQKENAALLIQIEKLKQELEASRLKCRSRQAPR, from the exons ATGGCGGGAGGATCTGAGAGGAAGACGATACTAGTGGGTTTGGTTCTAGCTCTTGTTCTTGGTATCGCTGTTTACTTGAGGCTTTGGACTATCGATTATACTCTGTCTTCAGATGACACTGAACGCTTAAG GAAACAGTTTGATTTGGCTAATAGAGAAGCAATGGATGAATCTGCAGACTGGAGGAGAATGTTTGATAACGAAGCTGAGAAAGCTTCTAAATGTACAAAAGAACTGGCGCTG ATCAAAGAGTCATCTCGGAATGGAAACGGCAATCAAAAGCTGGAGTCATTACAAAAG GAAAATGCGGCATTGCTCATTCAGATAGAGAAATTAAAACAAGAGCTTGAAGCTTCACGGTTAAAGTGTCGCTCACGACAGGCACCCCGTTAG
- the LOC104785797 gene encoding aquaporin PIP2-2 translates to MAKDVEGAEGYQARDYEDPPPTPFFDAEELTKWSLYRAVIAEFVATLLFLYVTVLTVIGYKIQSDTTAGGVDCGGVGILGIAWAFGGMIFILVYCTAGISGGHINPAVTFGLFLARKVSLIRAVLYMVAQCLGAICGVGFVKAFQSAYYVRYGGGANSLADGYSTGTGLAAEIIGTFVLVYTVFSATDPKRNARDSHVPVLAPLPIGFAVFMVHLATIPITGTGINPARSFGAAVIFNESKPWDDHWIFWVGPFIGAAIAAFYHQFVLRASGSKSLGSFRSAANV, encoded by the exons ATGGCTAAAGACGTGGAAGGAGCTGAGGGATATCAGGCAAGGGACTACGAAGATCCGCCACCTACTCCGTTTTTCGACGCGGAGGAGCTTACCAAGTGGTCTTTATACAGAGCCGTCATAGCCGAGTTCGTAGccactctcctcttcttgtaTGTCACCGTTTTGACTGTCATCGGCTACAAGATTCAGTCAGACACAACCGCCGGTGGAGTTGACTGCGGAGGTGTTGGAATCCTCGGCATCGCGTGGGCTTTTGGTGGCATGATCTTCATTCTTGTCTACTGCACCGCCGGTATCTCAG GTGGTCACATAAACCCGGCGGTGACGTTCGGATTGTTCTTGGCCCGTAAGGTATCGCTGATTAGAGCAGTGCTTTACATGGTGGCTCAATGTTTGGGTGCTATTTGTGGAGTTGGGTTCGTGAAAGCGTTTCAAAGCGCTTACTACGTTCGTTACGGTGGAGGAGCTAACTCTCTAGCCGACGGCTACAGCACAGGCACTGGACTCGCAGCAGAGATCATTGGAACATTCGTCCTTGTCTACACAGTGTTCTCCGCAACTGATCCCAAACGGAACGCTAGAGACTCCCACGTTCCC GTATTGGCACCACTTCCAATTGGGTTTGCGGTGTTCATGGTACATTTGGCTACTATTCCCATCACCGGAACAGGCATTAACCCGGCCAGGAGTTTTGGAGCCGCTGTAATCTTCAACGAGAGCAAGCCATGGGATGACCAC TGGATATTCTGGGTGGGACCATTCATCGGAGCTGCGATTGCTGCCTTCTACCACCAATTCGTTCTAAGGGCATCAGGTTCCAAGTCCCTCGGTTCCTTCAGAAGTGCAGCCAACGTTTGA
- the LOC104785798 gene encoding aquaporin PIP2-2 — protein sequence MAKDVEGPEGFQSRDYEDPPPTPFFDAEELTKWSLYRAVIAEFVATLLFLYVTVLTVIGYKIQSDTTAGGVDCGGVGILGIAWAFGGMIFILVYCTAGISGGHINPAVTFGLFLARKVSLIRAVLYMVAQCLGAICGVGFVKAFQSSYYVRYGGGANSLADGYNTGTGLAAEIIGTFVLVYTVFSATDPKRNARDSHVPVLAPLPIGFAVFMVHLATIPITGTGINPARSFGAAVIFNESKPWDDHWIFWVGPFIGAAIAAFYHQFVLRASGSKSLGSFRSAANV from the exons atggCGAAAGACGTGGAAGGACCTGAGGGATTTCAATCTAGGGACTACGAAGATCCTCCGCCTACTCCGTTTTTCGACGCGGAGGAGCTTACTAAGTGGTCTTTATACAGAGCCGTCATAGCCGAGTTCGTAGccactctcctcttcttatACGTCACTGTTTTGACTGTTATCGGCTACAAGATTCAGTCCGACACAACCGCTGGTGGAGTTGACTGTGGAGGCGTTGGAATCCTCGGCATCGCATGGGCTTTTGGTGGCATGATCTTCATTCTTGTCTACTGCACCGCCGGTATCTCAG GTGGTCACATTAACCCGGCGGTGACGTTCGGATTGTTTTTGGCCCGGAAGGTGTCGTTGATTAGAGCAGTGCTTTACATGGTGGCTCAGTGTTTGGGTGCTATTTGTGGAGTTGGGTTCGTGAAGGCTTTTCAAAGCTCTTACTACGTTCGTTACGGTGGAGGAGCTAACTCTCTAGCCGACGGCTACAACACAGGCACCGGACTCGCAGCAGAGATCATCGGAACATTCGTCCTTGTCTACACAGTGTTCTCCGCCACTGATCCCAAACGAAACGCTCGAGACTCCCACGTTCCC gtattggCACCACTTCCTATTGGGTTCGCCGTGTTTATGGTACATTTGGCCACTATTCCCATCACCGGAACAGGCATTAACCCGGCCAGGAGTTTCGGAGCTGCCGTAATCTTTAACGAGAGCAAGCCATGGGATGACCAC tGGATATTCTGGGTGGGACCATTCATCGGAGCTGCGATTGCTGCCTTCTATCACCAATTCGTCCTAAGGGCATCAGGTTCCAAGTCCCTCGGATCCTTCAGAAGTGCGGCCAACGTATGA